A single genomic interval of Neisseria leonii harbors:
- a CDS encoding DUF456 domain-containing protein, with translation MTVLLFILGLMALLAGLLGTVYPALPGLGLMFAGAWLLAYSGDYRIIGGNTVMALAVVAALGMLADYAAGMLGAKFSGAGRAAVWGAFAGGIVGAFFALPGLLLGPPVGAAAGQLWSQPDILRAGKAGIGTFIGFVVGTAAKVGCAFAILMTLVFSAFF, from the coding sequence ATGACGGTACTGCTGTTTATTCTCGGCCTGATGGCTCTGCTGGCCGGATTGCTGGGGACGGTTTATCCGGCTTTGCCGGGGTTGGGGTTGATGTTTGCGGGGGCGTGGCTGCTGGCTTACAGCGGCGATTACCGGATCATCGGCGGCAATACGGTGATGGCTTTGGCTGTGGTGGCGGCGCTGGGTATGCTGGCCGATTATGCGGCCGGTATGCTGGGGGCAAAATTCAGCGGCGCAGGCCGTGCGGCGGTATGGGGCGCGTTTGCCGGCGGGATTGTCGGGGCGTTTTTCGCCCTGCCCGGCCTGCTGTTGGGGCCGCCTGTCGGCGCGGCGGCCGGACAGTTGTGGTCGCAGCCCGATATTTTGCGGGCGGGCAAGGCCGGAATCGGTACGTTTATCGGCTTTGTTGTCGGCACGGCGGCCAAGGTCGGCTGTGCTTTTGCGATTTTGATGACGCTGGTGTTCAGCGCGTTTTTCTGA
- a CDS encoding peptidoglycan DD-metalloendopeptidase family protein → MLLRTLTFTVLSAVFAAPASANPDAAPAEQLQDVRAAISAADADLRQKQAARQQAEQTLNRSRAALDKARRELDTVTRRQRDAWQKLQTLQNELESLKTEAAAAKAQVARLLGSQYKNRQPHAVVLFLKNAESGQKTRYLEYARRISQANSRMIADLAGQQKKLEEREAAIDAELARLNRLKTQKQNALGRLSRNSSEAQAESRKLTAQIDSQAKRITALRADEARLNRVLADIARRHAQQRRQEAQARAKAAQERLAAEKARQARNRTRPAPAKSEPKTKQTAAAPKTTPAVPKSTLTAEDRALQAPYENSSGFARLQGRLNRPSGGSMTGRFGSPRPGGGSWRGLFFSTGTAAVRSVAAGTVAYTGSLGGYGNTVIVDHGGGYTSVYAGLSAISVGSGSSVSAGSSLGSSGSLPDAGSGLYFAISYKGTPINPASWLR, encoded by the coding sequence ATGCTGCTCCGCACCCTCACTTTTACCGTCCTGTCCGCCGTTTTTGCCGCCCCCGCATCGGCCAATCCCGATGCCGCCCCTGCCGAACAGTTACAGGATGTCCGTGCGGCCATCAGCGCCGCCGATGCCGACCTGCGGCAGAAACAGGCCGCCAGACAGCAGGCCGAGCAGACGCTGAACCGTTCCCGTGCCGCTTTGGACAAAGCCCGCCGCGAGCTGGATACCGTTACCCGCCGCCAGCGCGATGCGTGGCAGAAACTGCAAACCCTGCAAAACGAACTGGAAAGCCTGAAAACCGAAGCGGCCGCCGCCAAAGCCCAAGTTGCCCGCCTGCTGGGCAGCCAGTACAAAAACCGCCAGCCCCATGCCGTTGTCCTGTTTCTGAAAAACGCCGAGTCCGGCCAAAAAACACGCTATCTGGAATACGCCCGCCGCATCAGTCAGGCCAACAGCCGCATGATTGCCGATCTGGCCGGTCAGCAAAAAAAACTGGAAGAGCGCGAAGCGGCCATCGATGCCGAACTGGCACGCCTCAACCGCCTGAAAACACAAAAACAGAATGCCTTGGGCCGCCTGAGCCGCAACAGCAGCGAGGCGCAGGCCGAAAGCCGCAAATTGACGGCACAAATCGACAGTCAGGCCAAACGTATTACCGCCCTGCGCGCCGACGAAGCACGCCTGAACCGCGTATTGGCCGACATTGCGCGCCGCCATGCGCAACAGCGCCGCCAAGAAGCACAGGCACGCGCCAAAGCGGCACAAGAACGGCTGGCGGCGGAAAAAGCCCGCCAGGCCCGGAACCGCACCCGACCCGCCCCCGCCAAGTCCGAACCGAAAACCAAACAGACCGCCGCTGCACCGAAAACAACCCCGGCCGTACCGAAATCCACACTGACCGCAGAAGACAGAGCCTTACAGGCTCCGTATGAAAACAGCAGCGGTTTTGCCCGCCTGCAAGGCCGTCTGAACCGCCCGTCCGGCGGCAGCATGACCGGCCGCTTCGGCAGCCCGCGTCCCGGCGGCGGCAGTTGGCGCGGCCTGTTTTTCAGTACCGGCACTGCCGCCGTGCGCAGCGTAGCCGCCGGTACCGTGGCCTACACCGGCAGCCTGGGCGGATACGGCAATACGGTCATCGTCGATCACGGCGGCGGCTATACCAGCGTCTATGCAGGCTTGTCTGCCATTTCCGTCGGCAGCGGCAGCAGCGTATCGGCCGGCAGCAGTTTGGGCAGCAGCGGCAGCCTGCCCGATGCGGGCAGCGGTCTGTACTTTGCCATCAGTTATAAAGGTACGCCGATTAACCCCGCCTCCTGGCTGCGCTGA
- a CDS encoding YqgE/AlgH family protein: MNLSDHFLIAMPQVEDPFFGGSVVYMCRHDGDGAMGVVVNKPSPVMMELVFEAAASATPERFAGQSVMMGGPVQIDRGFVLHSPPGNWQSSLLVSDEVALTSSRDIIEQFTETGAVRQALVSIGYAAWQAGQLERELADNAWLTVAADREILFELPYGARYQAALDKLGVNAAFLMKRAGHA; the protein is encoded by the coding sequence ATGAATTTGAGCGACCATTTTCTGATTGCGATGCCGCAGGTGGAAGACCCGTTTTTCGGCGGCAGCGTGGTGTATATGTGCCGCCATGACGGAGACGGGGCGATGGGGGTGGTAGTCAATAAACCGTCGCCGGTAATGATGGAACTGGTGTTTGAAGCAGCCGCATCGGCTACGCCGGAACGCTTTGCCGGGCAGTCGGTGATGATGGGCGGACCGGTGCAGATCGATCGCGGTTTTGTGCTGCATTCGCCGCCGGGCAACTGGCAGAGCAGCCTGCTGGTCAGTGATGAAGTGGCACTGACCAGCTCGCGCGATATTATCGAGCAGTTTACGGAAACGGGTGCGGTGCGGCAGGCATTGGTGAGCATCGGCTATGCCGCATGGCAGGCGGGGCAGCTGGAACGCGAGCTGGCAGACAATGCCTGGCTGACGGTAGCGGCCGACCGGGAAATTCTGTTTGAACTGCCCTACGGAGCGCGTTATCAGGCGGCATTGGACAAATTGGGGGTCAATGCGGCTTTTCTGATGAAAAGGGCAGGCCATGCCTGA
- a CDS encoding ABC transporter permease — translation MGISSSHWQAFKRHRRGFAALRLLLLLFVLALAAPLWSNDKPLWIQYEGRHYFPLFATYYDRDFGGSFDTPADYLDPLIRRNITQNGNRALFAPNPYSAATLNDFDTRPDPAPPSAAHLLGTDDRGRDVLARLVYGFRDSLLFALVLTAVTTAIGLAAGAVQGYFGGRVDLLMQRFLEIWSGLPELYLLIILSSFFSPGLTVLLVILSLFGWMGLSDYVRAEFLKNRQADYVLAARSMGVSDRQIIWRHILPNSLTPVFAFLPFRISGAVLALTSLDFLGLGVPAAQASLGELLAQGKDNLDAWWIGLSAFGTLTLMLLLLVLVGEGARQAFDVRART, via the coding sequence ATGGGCATCTCTTCTTCACACTGGCAGGCATTCAAACGGCACCGGCGCGGCTTTGCCGCCCTGCGCCTCTTGCTGCTGCTGTTTGTTCTGGCCTTGGCCGCACCGTTGTGGAGCAACGACAAACCCTTGTGGATACAGTATGAAGGCCGCCATTATTTTCCGCTGTTTGCCACTTATTACGACCGCGACTTCGGCGGCAGTTTCGATACGCCTGCCGATTACCTCGACCCCTTAATCCGTCGGAACATCACACAAAACGGCAACCGTGCACTGTTTGCCCCCAATCCTTACTCTGCCGCCACGCTCAACGATTTCGATACCCGCCCCGACCCCGCGCCGCCTTCGGCCGCCCATCTGCTCGGCACCGACGACCGCGGCCGCGATGTGCTGGCACGGCTGGTTTACGGTTTCCGCGATTCTCTGCTGTTTGCCTTGGTGCTCACGGCCGTTACTACCGCCATCGGTTTGGCCGCCGGTGCGGTACAGGGCTATTTCGGCGGCAGGGTCGATTTGCTGATGCAGCGTTTTCTCGAAATTTGGAGCGGCCTGCCCGAACTGTATCTGCTGATTATCCTGTCGTCGTTTTTCAGTCCCGGCCTGACGGTTTTGCTGGTGATTCTGTCGCTGTTCGGCTGGATGGGACTGTCGGATTATGTGCGTGCCGAATTCCTGAAAAACCGACAGGCCGATTATGTGCTGGCCGCCCGCAGCATGGGCGTTTCTGACCGGCAGATTATTTGGCGGCACATTCTGCCCAACAGTCTCACGCCGGTGTTTGCCTTTCTGCCGTTCCGCATTTCCGGCGCGGTACTGGCTCTGACCAGTCTGGATTTTCTGGGTTTGGGCGTACCGGCGGCGCAGGCCAGTTTGGGCGAACTGCTGGCGCAGGGCAAAGACAACCTCGATGCCTGGTGGATCGGCCTGTCGGCGTTCGGCACGCTGACGCTGATGTTGCTGCTGCTGGTGCTGGTCGGCGAGGGAGCCAGGCAGGCGTTTGATGTCCGCGCGCGCACTTAG
- the ruvX gene encoding Holliday junction resolvase RuvX translates to MPEHYPAPQGCGLAFDFGEVRIGVAQGDVQVGTAHPIATVTGRSNEAKFAALEQLIREWQPVYLAVGLPVHADGTPHEMTRLAQKFGRRLYGRFGLPVYWVDERLSSVYAESLLAEAGVFGRKRKAVLDRVAAQAILQGFFDGGAADYFNGRDNDESGTHQEDGTGVP, encoded by the coding sequence ATGCCTGAGCATTATCCCGCACCGCAGGGCTGCGGTTTGGCTTTCGACTTCGGCGAAGTACGAATCGGCGTGGCGCAGGGCGATGTGCAGGTCGGTACGGCGCATCCGATTGCCACGGTTACCGGCCGCAGCAATGAGGCGAAATTTGCGGCACTGGAACAGTTAATCCGCGAATGGCAGCCGGTTTATCTGGCCGTCGGGCTGCCGGTACATGCCGACGGTACGCCGCACGAGATGACCCGTCTGGCACAAAAATTCGGACGCCGCCTGTACGGGCGGTTCGGCCTGCCGGTGTACTGGGTGGACGAACGTTTGTCGTCGGTTTATGCCGAAAGCCTGTTGGCCGAGGCGGGCGTATTCGGACGCAAACGCAAGGCGGTACTCGACCGGGTGGCCGCACAGGCGATTTTGCAGGGCTTTTTCGACGGCGGTGCGGCCGATTATTTTAACGGGCGGGACAATGATGAAAGCGGTACGCATCAGGAAGACGGCACGGGCGTTCCGTAA
- a CDS encoding ABC-F family ATPase: MISTNGITMQFGAKPLFENVSVKFGEGNRYGLIGANGSGKSTFMKILGGDLEQTSGEVAIEHGVRLGKLRQDQFAYEDMRVLDVVLMGHSEMWAAMTERDAIYANPDATEDDYMRAADLEAKFAEYDGYTAEARAAELLSGVGIEEGLHNATMSEVAPGFKLRVLLAQALFSKPDVLLLDEPTNNLDINTIRWLEGVLNEYDSTMIIISHDRHFLNEVCTHMADLDYNTITIYPGNYDDYMLASAQSRERAMKDNAKAKEKLQELQEFVARFSANKSKARQATSRLKQADKIKAEMVEVKPSTRQNPYIRFETDEKAKLHRQAVEVDNLAKSFDKPLFENLSCILEAGQRLAVIGPNGAGKSTLLKLLAGAFDAQYSDGLAPDAGSIKWAEKATVGYYPQDHENDFDVDMDLAEWMRQWGQEGDDEQAIRGTLGRLLFGSNDVVKKVKVLSGGEKGRMLYGKLLLLKPNVLIMDEPTNHMDMESIESLNMALEKYKGTLIFVSHDRQFVSSLATQIIELDGKGGYEHYLGDYESYLEKKGLA; the protein is encoded by the coding sequence ATGATTTCCACCAACGGCATCACCATGCAGTTCGGCGCCAAGCCGCTGTTTGAAAATGTGTCCGTCAAGTTCGGCGAAGGCAACCGCTACGGCCTGATCGGTGCCAACGGATCGGGCAAGTCCACCTTTATGAAAATTCTGGGCGGCGATTTGGAGCAGACTTCGGGCGAGGTGGCCATCGAACACGGCGTGCGGCTGGGCAAACTGCGCCAGGACCAGTTTGCCTACGAAGATATGCGCGTGCTGGACGTGGTTCTGATGGGCCACAGCGAAATGTGGGCGGCGATGACCGAGCGCGACGCGATTTATGCCAACCCCGATGCCACCGAAGACGATTACATGCGCGCGGCCGATTTGGAAGCCAAGTTTGCCGAATACGACGGCTACACCGCCGAAGCGCGCGCGGCCGAATTATTAAGCGGCGTGGGCATCGAAGAGGGTTTGCACAATGCGACAATGAGCGAGGTCGCTCCCGGTTTCAAACTGCGCGTGCTGCTGGCACAGGCACTGTTTTCCAAACCCGACGTGCTGCTTTTGGACGAGCCGACCAACAACCTCGATATCAATACCATCCGCTGGCTGGAAGGCGTGTTGAACGAATACGACTCGACCATGATTATCATCAGCCACGACCGCCACTTTTTGAACGAAGTGTGCACCCATATGGCCGATTTGGACTACAACACCATCACCATCTACCCCGGCAACTACGACGACTACATGCTGGCTTCCGCCCAATCGCGCGAACGGGCGATGAAGGACAACGCCAAAGCCAAAGAAAAACTGCAAGAACTGCAAGAGTTTGTCGCACGTTTCTCGGCCAACAAATCCAAAGCCCGCCAGGCCACCAGCCGTCTGAAACAGGCCGATAAAATCAAAGCCGAAATGGTGGAAGTCAAACCGTCCACCCGCCAGAACCCCTATATCCGTTTTGAAACCGACGAAAAAGCCAAGCTGCACCGTCAGGCGGTGGAAGTGGACAATCTGGCCAAATCTTTCGACAAACCCCTGTTTGAAAACCTGTCCTGCATCTTGGAAGCGGGGCAGCGGCTGGCGGTTATCGGCCCCAACGGCGCGGGCAAATCCACCCTGCTCAAACTTTTGGCCGGTGCGTTCGATGCGCAATATTCAGACGGCCTCGCGCCCGATGCGGGCAGCATCAAATGGGCAGAAAAAGCCACCGTCGGCTATTATCCGCAAGACCATGAAAACGATTTCGATGTCGATATGGACTTGGCCGAATGGATGCGCCAATGGGGGCAGGAAGGCGACGACGAACAGGCCATTCGCGGCACACTCGGCCGACTGCTGTTCGGCAGCAACGATGTGGTAAAAAAAGTCAAAGTCCTGTCGGGCGGCGAAAAAGGCCGTATGCTCTACGGCAAACTGCTGCTGCTCAAACCGAACGTGCTGATTATGGACGAGCCGACCAACCATATGGACATGGAAAGCATCGAATCGCTGAATATGGCCTTGGAAAAATACAAAGGCACGCTGATTTTTGTGTCGCACGACCGCCAGTTTGTCTCTTCGCTGGCCACCCAGATTATTGAGTTGGACGGCAAAGGCGGCTACGAACACTATCTGGGCGACTACGAAAGCTATCTGGAGAAAAAAGGCTTGGCCTGA
- a CDS encoding YadA C-terminal domain-containing protein: MMKLKKTTLLVSGVLTACMASGALAATPEENRRDIDTITEILGYTHQILTAQNQKSDELLADIASNSEQILDNEGNIERNSAAIETNKANIDLLTQAALENKVSVEATQAAVEENQKDIGTITEILGMTEQILTAQKQKVAELDMNKADKSAVEENQRDIGTITEILGMTEQILTAQKQKVAELDTNKANAADVYTKAEADGKFAEKAAVAGNRKDIDTITDILTVNEQILTLQHQKVTANKEGIEELKLNKADKSAVEKNERDIGTITQILGVTEQILTAQNQKSDEILADVAANSEQILENEGNIERNAAAIETNKANIDLLTPAVLENTVGVETNKAAVETVKQELAGKANVADVYAKAEVYNKTEADGKFAEKAAVETVKQELAGKANAADVYAKAEVYNKTEADGKFAEKAAVETVKQELAGKANAADVYTKAEVYNKTEADNLFALKASVQDVSGLTKRVDTVETALAGKADKAQVDALSNRVGKLEKDTRRGLATQAALAGLFQPYKVGKVNISAAVGGYKSESAVAVGAGYRFSEQFAAKLGVAANSGGTAYNFGVNYEF; encoded by the coding sequence ATGATGAAACTCAAAAAAACCACCTTGCTTGTCAGCGGCGTATTGACGGCATGTATGGCTTCGGGCGCATTGGCGGCCACTCCCGAAGAAAACCGGAGGGATATTGACACCATCACTGAAATTTTGGGCTATACCCACCAGATTTTAACCGCACAAAACCAGAAATCCGACGAACTCCTTGCGGACATTGCATCCAATTCCGAACAGATTTTAGACAATGAAGGGAACATCGAACGGAATAGTGCAGCCATCGAAACCAATAAGGCCAATATCGATCTTCTGACACAAGCAGCCTTGGAAAACAAAGTAAGTGTTGAAGCCACCCAAGCCGCCGTTGAAGAGAACCAGAAGGACATCGGCACCATCACCGAAATTCTGGGCATGACCGAACAGATTTTAACTGCCCAGAAACAAAAAGTTGCAGAACTGGATATGAACAAAGCCGATAAATCGGCGGTTGAAGAGAACCAGAGAGACATCGGTACCATCACCGAAATTCTGGGCATGACCGAACAGATTTTAACTGCCCAGAAACAAAAAGTTGCAGAACTGGATACAAACAAAGCCAATGCGGCTGATGTTTACACCAAAGCAGAGGCAGACGGCAAGTTTGCCGAGAAAGCGGCTGTTGCCGGCAACCGTAAGGATATTGATACCATTACTGATATTCTGACTGTTAATGAGCAGATTTTAACCTTGCAGCATCAAAAAGTTACCGCCAATAAGGAGGGTATCGAAGAGCTGAAACTCAATAAAGCCGATAAATCGGCGGTTGAAAAGAATGAAAGAGACATCGGTACCATTACGCAAATTCTGGGTGTAACCGAGCAGATTTTAACTGCGCAGAACCAGAAATCTGACGAAATCCTTGCGGACGTTGCAGCCAATTCCGAACAGATTTTAGAAAATGAAGGGAATATCGAACGCAATGCCGCAGCCATTGAAACCAATAAGGCCAATATCGATCTTCTAACACCGGCGGTTCTGGAAAACACAGTAGGTGTCGAAACCAATAAAGCTGCCGTTGAAACCGTGAAGCAGGAATTGGCAGGTAAAGCCAACGTTGCCGACGTTTATGCCAAAGCCGAGGTCTACAATAAAACCGAAGCGGACGGCAAATTTGCCGAGAAGGCTGCCGTTGAAACCGTGAAACAGGAGCTGGCAGGCAAAGCCAATGCGGCCGATGTTTATGCCAAAGCCGAGGTTTACAATAAAACCGAAGCAGACGGCAAATTTGCCGAGAAGGCCGCCGTTGAAACCGTGAAGCAGGAATTGGCAGGTAAAGCCAACGCTGCCGACGTTTACACCAAAGCCGAGGTCTATAATAAAACCGAAGCGGATAATCTGTTTGCTTTAAAAGCCAGTGTCCAAGATGTATCGGGTCTGACAAAACGTGTCGATACGGTGGAAACCGCCTTGGCAGGCAAAGCGGATAAGGCGCAGGTAGATGCTTTGTCCAACCGTGTCGGCAAGCTGGAAAAAGACACCCGGCGCGGTTTGGCTACCCAGGCAGCGTTGGCCGGACTGTTCCAGCCTTACAAAGTCGGCAAAGTCAATATTTCGGCTGCCGTGGGCGGTTATAAATCGGAATCTGCCGTGGCCGTCGGTGCGGGCTACCGTTTCAGCGAACAGTTCGCGGCGAAGCTGGGCGTTGCCGCCAACAGCGGCGGTACGGCTTATAACTTCGGCGTGAATTATGAGTTTTAA
- a CDS encoding ABC transporter ATP-binding protein, producing the protein MAILTIENLNAAFDGKPVLHDISLSLPAGRKMALVGESGSGKTVLAQSIMRLNPAVSLNGTLRFDGTDILALGPRALQSLRGRRIGMVFQEPMSALNPVMRVGQQIAEVLTLHLGLDKKQAWHTAVAWLDKTGLHDAGQKAHAYPFQLSGGERQRAMIAMAVAAEPQLLIADEPTTALDASVRIQILDLLERLQAERQMALLYITHDLNLVRRFADDVAVMRQGCIVEQGRMQDVFSRPRHAYTRLLIDTVPQRLAQAVPETADPPVLAAENLSVAVSEKQGWFARRQKTLLHPLSFGLAAGQTLGIIGGSGSGKTTLAKALLRLMHAQGRLKIRGRDWDGSVRRRIQMVFQDPFGAFNPRMTVLQIVAEGLTVYEPGLLRKEVEIRVRQILQKVGLPDDILARYPHQFSGGQRQRLAIARALIVRPDVLVLDEPTSALDVQRQHQILTLLAGLQQTEGTAYILISHDLAVIRALAHRVMVLHNGRVVEEGDCGTVFAAPNHAYTKKLLSHDAP; encoded by the coding sequence ATGGCGATTCTGACAATAGAAAATCTGAATGCGGCGTTTGACGGCAAACCGGTGCTGCACGACATCAGCCTGAGCTTGCCGGCCGGGCGGAAAATGGCATTGGTGGGCGAAAGCGGCAGCGGCAAAACCGTATTGGCGCAAAGCATCATGCGGCTCAATCCGGCCGTTTCGCTCAACGGCACCCTGCGGTTTGACGGTACGGATATATTGGCACTCGGTCCGCGCGCACTGCAAAGCCTGCGCGGACGGCGCATCGGCATGGTGTTTCAGGAACCGATGAGCGCACTCAATCCCGTTATGCGGGTAGGGCAGCAGATTGCCGAAGTGCTGACGCTGCATTTGGGATTGGACAAAAAGCAGGCTTGGCATACGGCGGTGGCATGGTTGGACAAAACCGGCCTGCACGATGCCGGACAGAAAGCACACGCCTATCCTTTCCAACTTTCCGGCGGCGAGCGGCAGCGGGCAATGATTGCCATGGCGGTGGCGGCCGAACCGCAGCTGTTGATTGCCGACGAGCCGACTACCGCATTGGACGCTTCGGTTCGGATACAGATACTCGATTTGTTGGAACGCTTGCAGGCCGAACGGCAGATGGCACTGCTGTACATCACGCACGATTTGAATCTGGTGCGCCGCTTTGCCGACGACGTGGCGGTCATGCGGCAGGGGTGCATTGTCGAACAGGGACGGATGCAGGACGTTTTCAGCCGCCCCCGACATGCTTATACGCGCCTGCTCATCGATACCGTGCCGCAGCGGCTGGCACAGGCAGTACCCGAAACCGCAGATCCGCCTGTTTTGGCCGCGGAAAACCTGAGCGTGGCCGTCAGTGAAAAGCAGGGCTGGTTTGCCCGACGGCAAAAAACGCTGCTGCATCCGCTGTCGTTCGGGCTGGCGGCAGGGCAGACTTTGGGCATCATCGGCGGCAGCGGCAGCGGCAAAACCACGCTGGCCAAAGCCCTGCTGCGGCTGATGCATGCACAAGGCCGTCTGAAAATCCGCGGACGGGACTGGGACGGCAGCGTGCGGCGGCGGATTCAGATGGTGTTTCAAGACCCGTTCGGCGCATTTAACCCGCGCATGACGGTGTTGCAGATTGTGGCCGAAGGCCTGACGGTATATGAACCCGGCCTGCTCCGGAAAGAGGTGGAAATACGGGTGCGGCAGATACTGCAAAAAGTCGGCCTGCCCGACGATATACTGGCACGTTATCCGCACCAGTTTTCCGGCGGCCAGCGGCAGCGTCTGGCCATTGCGCGCGCATTGATTGTGCGCCCCGATGTGCTGGTGCTGGATGAGCCGACCAGCGCGCTGGACGTGCAGCGGCAGCATCAGATTCTGACGCTGCTGGCCGGTTTGCAGCAGACCGAAGGTACCGCCTATATTCTGATCAGCCACGATTTGGCCGTCATCCGCGCACTGGCACACCGCGTGATGGTGCTGCATAACGGGCGTGTGGTGGAAGAGGGCGATTGCGGAACGGTTTTTGCCGCCCCCAATCACGCCTATACGAAAAAGCTATTGTCGCACGATGCCCCTTGA
- a CDS encoding DUF1294 domain-containing protein — protein sequence MMKAVRIRKTARAFRNGGSLRMPLAAAAVWPGVWAYPVPWWAACLAALSLWCYLLYAWDKRAARLGKRRVAEKRLLLAALLGGWPGAWIARRQWCHKTAKQPFVRLFWCCVLLHTAGSIGLYLYWRAAAVNTDGLFL from the coding sequence ATGATGAAAGCGGTACGCATCAGGAAGACGGCACGGGCGTTCCGTAACGGCGGCAGTCTGCGTATGCCGCTGGCGGCAGCAGCCGTGTGGCCGGGCGTTTGGGCATATCCGGTACCGTGGTGGGCGGCGTGTCTGGCCGCCTTATCGCTTTGGTGCTACCTGCTTTATGCTTGGGACAAGCGGGCGGCACGGCTGGGCAAGCGGCGCGTTGCCGAAAAACGGCTGCTGCTGGCCGCGCTGCTCGGCGGCTGGCCGGGTGCTTGGATCGCACGGCGGCAGTGGTGCCATAAAACGGCCAAACAGCCGTTTGTCCGTTTGTTTTGGTGCTGCGTGCTGCTGCATACGGCAGGCAGCATCGGACTGTATCTTTATTGGCGTGCCGCCGCAGTGAATACAGACGGCCTTTTCCTGTAA
- a CDS encoding S41 family peptidase: MANTLKKIALYTAGALSGIALSFSLQSYAADKTDSRALPVQSIRTMAEVYSQIKANYYENKKDEDLLENAMKGMVSGLDPHSEYMNKKDYADLRESTKGEFGGLGMEVGAEDGFIKVVAPIEDTPAERAGIKSGDYITQINGVSTRGITVSEAVKKMRGEPGTQISLTITRKDSPKPISVKLTRAIIKVNSVRQHLLEPGYGYVRITQFQERTIGALNEAVQQLRKENGGALKGLVLDLRDDPGGLLNGAVGVSAAFLPEGVKVVSTKGRDGRDGMSLSALPDDYMFGPGTDPLYKLPPEIKNIPLTVLINSGSASASEIVAGALQDHKRAVIVGSQSFGKGSVQTVLPLSNGSAVKLTTALYYTPNDRSIQAQGIVPDVEVKDKKRLFESREADLAGHIGNPSGGREVTGRIIDDEDEADQKDQDGVSKDAADGKEEKEDIAARRIPNPAKDAQLKAALDLIKEPAQWQQSLGLAAKKPAPKKEKEKDKEAETGQ, encoded by the coding sequence ATGGCCAACACTCTGAAAAAAATCGCCCTCTATACCGCAGGCGCACTCAGCGGCATAGCACTGAGTTTCAGCCTCCAAAGTTACGCCGCCGACAAAACAGACAGCCGGGCCCTGCCGGTACAGTCGATACGCACCATGGCCGAAGTGTACAGCCAGATCAAAGCCAATTATTACGAAAACAAAAAAGACGAAGACCTGCTGGAAAACGCCATGAAAGGCATGGTTTCCGGTCTGGATCCGCATTCGGAATACATGAACAAGAAAGACTATGCCGACCTGCGCGAATCCACCAAAGGCGAATTCGGCGGCTTGGGTATGGAAGTCGGTGCGGAAGACGGCTTTATCAAAGTTGTCGCGCCGATTGAGGACACCCCCGCCGAGCGTGCCGGCATCAAAAGCGGCGACTACATCACCCAAATCAACGGCGTTTCCACACGCGGCATCACCGTCAGCGAAGCGGTGAAAAAAATGCGCGGCGAGCCGGGAACGCAAATTTCGCTGACCATCACGCGCAAAGACAGCCCCAAACCGATCAGCGTCAAACTTACCCGCGCCATCATCAAAGTCAACAGCGTACGCCAGCATCTATTGGAACCGGGCTACGGCTATGTGCGCATCACCCAATTCCAAGAACGTACCATCGGCGCGCTGAACGAAGCAGTACAGCAGTTGAGAAAAGAAAACGGCGGCGCGCTGAAAGGCTTGGTACTTGACCTGCGCGACGACCCCGGCGGCCTGCTCAACGGCGCGGTGGGCGTATCGGCAGCCTTCCTGCCCGAAGGCGTGAAAGTTGTCAGCACCAAAGGCCGCGACGGCCGCGACGGCATGAGCCTGTCCGCCCTGCCCGACGACTATATGTTCGGCCCCGGTACCGACCCGCTGTACAAACTGCCGCCCGAAATCAAAAACATACCGCTCACCGTCCTGATCAATTCCGGCTCGGCATCCGCTTCTGAAATTGTCGCCGGTGCGCTGCAAGACCACAAACGCGCCGTGATTGTCGGTTCGCAGAGTTTCGGCAAAGGCTCAGTGCAGACCGTCCTGCCGCTCTCCAACGGCAGCGCGGTCAAACTGACCACCGCACTCTACTACACTCCGAACGACCGTTCGATTCAGGCACAGGGCATCGTGCCGGACGTGGAAGTCAAAGACAAAAAACGCCTGTTTGAAAGCCGCGAAGCCGACTTGGCCGGGCACATCGGCAACCCCTCAGGCGGCAGAGAAGTTACCGGCCGCATCATCGACGATGAGGACGAAGCCGATCAAAAAGATCAGGACGGCGTATCCAAAGATGCAGCGGACGGAAAAGAGGAGAAAGAAGACATCGCCGCCCGCCGCATTCCCAACCCGGCCAAAGATGCGCAACTCAAAGCCGCATTGGATTTAATCAAAGAACCCGCGCAGTGGCAGCAGTCGCTCGGCCTGGCTGCCAAAAAACCGGCACCGAAAAAAGAGAAAGAAAAAGACAAAGAAGCGGAAACCGGCCAATAA